A stretch of DNA from Micromonospora sp. NBC_01813:
CCGATCGAGCTCGCGGCGGAGCTCAGCGACTCCGCGCCGACCGCGGAGTCCACCGTCAGGGTCATCAGCGCCTCACCGCCGGCGGAGCGCCGGGCCACCTGCATCGCCGCGATGTTCACCCCGGCCTCGCCGAGGATCGACCCGATGGTGCCGACCACACCGGGCCGGTCGACGTAGCGGAAGAAGAGCAGGATGCCCTCGGCGGTCAGTTCGAGGTCGAAGCCGTCGACCTCGGTCAACCGGACCAGGTCACGACCGCCGGAGTGCACCACCGTGCCGGAGACGCTGACCGTGCCGCCGTCCGGCAGCACCCCGCGCACCGTCACCAGGTTCGGCGCCTCGGTAGTGTCCGGCTGGGTGACCAGCTCCACCTCGACGCCCCGGTCGGCCGCCAGATGCGGCGCGTTGACGTAGGTGACCTGCTCCTCCACCACCGAACTGAACAGGCCCTTGGTGGCGGCCAGCTTCAGCACCGACACCTCGTTGCTGACCACCTCGCCGCGTACGTCGACGGTGACGCTGGCCGCGACGCCGCCGGCCACCGCGGTGAAGACCTTGCCGAGCTTCTCGGCCAGCGGCAGCAGCGGGCGGACGTCCTCGGCGACGACCCCGCCGGCCTGGACGTTGACCGCGTCCGGCACGAACTCGCCCTGCAGGGCCAGTTTGACGCTGCGCGCCACCGCGAGCCCCGCCTTGTCCTGCGCCTCGGCCGTGGACGCGCCCAGGTGCGGGGTGGCGACCACGTTGTCGAAGGCGAACAGCGGCGACGCGGTGCACGGCTCCTTGGCGTACACGTCCACCCCGGCGCCGCCGACCCGGCCCTCGGCGAGCGCGTCGGCCAGTGCCTGCTCGTCGACCAGGCCACCACGGGCGGCGTTGACGATCCGCACCCCGGGCTTGACGATCGCCAGCTCCTTCTCACCGATCAGGCCGAGCGTCTCTGGCGTCTTCGGCAGGTGGATCGAGATGAAGTCGCTCTCGCGCAGCAGCTCCTCCAGGCCGACCAGCCGCACCCCGAGCTGGGCGGCCCGGGCCGGTTGGATGTACGGGTCGTAGGCGATCAGCCGGGTCCCGAACGCGGCGATCCGCTGGGCGAACAGCACCCCGATGCGGCCGAGCCCGACCACGCCGACGGTTTTGCCCTGGATCTCCACGCCGGTGTACTTCGAGCGCTTCCACTCGCCGGCCTTGAGCGCGGAGCTGGCGCTGGCGGTGTTGCGGGCGACCGCGAGCAGCAGGGCGATCGCCTGTTCGGCGGCGGAGACGATGTTCGAGGTCGGCGCGTTGACCACCATCACGCCCCGGGCGGTGGCGGCCGGTACCTCGACGTTGTCCAGGCCGACGCCGGCGCGGGCGACCACCTTGAGCCGGGGGGCCGCAGCCAGCGCTTCGGCGTCGATCTGGGTGGCGCTGCGCACGATCACCGCGTTGGCGTCGGCGAGCGCGGCGAGCAGCGCCGCACGATCGGTGCCGTCGACGTGACGGACATCGAAGTCGTGGGCGAGCACGTCGATGGCGGCGGGCGCGAGCTCTTCAGCGATCAGTACGACAGGATTCATTGGTCCTCAAAGTCGTCCGGGACGGGTATCTGCGGCGGTGGGGCGCCGCTCTGCGCCCTACGCTTCCCCGCCCGGGCGTCGCGCCGGCACGGAGGCGGCCTACCCGCGATCGTAGGCGCACCCGTGGACGCCCGGACTCAGGGCCGGGGGTGAGTGCCCTCACAAACCCGACCTAACACCCGTTCAGCCGCGCTGTCAGCCCGGTGTCGTCCCGCCCGGTGTCAGCTCGGCGCCATCCCACCCGGCGCCATCCCACCGGGCACGATGCCGCCCGCGCCGATCTGCCGCAGGGTGCTGGCCTCCGCCATCAGGGTGTCGTGGAGCAGGTCGAAGGCGAGCGTGCCGACCGGCGGGTAGATCCGCTCCCGGGGTGGCTCGGCACCGGGGGCCAACGCGCCCTGGTCGACCATGAATTCGAGGATCTCCTCGCGGACGGCCGGCAGGCAGACCGGCGAGTGGTACAGCACATTGAGCGCCTGCATCCGCATGCCTTGGACGTGGTCTTCGCCCTTGTTGTCGTGAAAGTGCGGGTTGCGGGTCTCCACCTGCAGCACCGGCACCGAACTCGCCATCA
This window harbors:
- the serA gene encoding phosphoglycerate dehydrogenase gives rise to the protein MNPVVLIAEELAPAAIDVLAHDFDVRHVDGTDRAALLAALADANAVIVRSATQIDAEALAAAPRLKVVARAGVGLDNVEVPAATARGVMVVNAPTSNIVSAAEQAIALLLAVARNTASASSALKAGEWKRSKYTGVEIQGKTVGVVGLGRIGVLFAQRIAAFGTRLIAYDPYIQPARAAQLGVRLVGLEELLRESDFISIHLPKTPETLGLIGEKELAIVKPGVRIVNAARGGLVDEQALADALAEGRVGGAGVDVYAKEPCTASPLFAFDNVVATPHLGASTAEAQDKAGLAVARSVKLALQGEFVPDAVNVQAGGVVAEDVRPLLPLAEKLGKVFTAVAGGVAASVTVDVRGEVVSNEVSVLKLAATKGLFSSVVEEQVTYVNAPHLAADRGVEVELVTQPDTTEAPNLVTVRGVLPDGGTVSVSGTVVHSGGRDLVRLTEVDGFDLELTAEGILLFFRYVDRPGVVGTIGSILGEAGVNIAAMQVARRSAGGEALMTLTVDSAVGAESLSSAASSIGATAASAVDLREE